CACACCATGATGATCGTGCGGGTTGCGGTCGGGGTCGCCGGGGCTGCCGGGGTGGTGGACGCGACGGTGGTGCCGTCGCTGTCGCTGCCGCACGCGGCCAGCAGGATGCCGAGCGCGAGCGGGGTAATGAAGGTCTTTGCTAACCTCACGAGAATCTCCTGGTCAGAATCGGAAGTACGCGATCGATGGGATCGGGTCGCGCACAGGATCGTCCAGGGGAGTGACAGGTTCGTGACAAAAATGGCAATGGCCACGTTCTGTTACAAAGTTAATGTCCCGGTAATGTTAGTGGCCGCTCACGGCAAATCAGTAGGTTAGCGTAACCAGCGACACCGCCTGCCGCGGCAACTGCATCCTGACCGTGGCGGTGCCGTCCCGCGTCGCCACCGTCGTCGCCTCCACTTGTGCCAACTCGCTTGCCTTTTGCAACTCGGCTATCTGCGGTGCCGTCGGATGCGCTGGGGAGCCCATGCGCTTCCAGGCGGCGTACGAATTGCTGTGGTCCTGGTCGATGCGGTAATGCCGCAGTTGCACCTGTTTGGCGGGAATGCCGGCGATGCGAAGCTCGACGGGGGAGCCGGCGTCGATGACGTCGTCGTCGTGGTAATTCCAGACCATGACGGCGATATGGTGCGCGTCCTTCGCCGCCAGCGCGTCGATGTCGGTGCGCGCGCCGCGCACGCCGGCGGCCTGGATGCGCGCCGCGTCGTAGGCCTGGTCGCCCGTCACCGCCACGCGGTCGCCGCGCATCATGCCGAGCATGCGGAACACGTTCAGCACCGGCTTGTTGACGCCGTTGGTCGCCAGGTCGCGGAAGCCCGCGAACCAGGGCTGGTCCTCGAATTCGAACGACCAGTTCACCGCGCCGATCAGGTTGACGCCGCGCCGTGCGGCCAGGTCGTACTCGCGCGCGATCGAGGCGGCCGTGTAGCTCGCGTACAGCGTGCCGTTGCGGTAGGCGTTTTCCGGATTGGTCTGCATGCCGCAGGCGGCGCAGCCTTCCGGGTCGGATTCGCCGATGATGACGGGGATGTTTTTCAATTCCGGATGTTGTTCGACGAGCGCGAAGCCTTCGTCGAGGTGGCGGAAATGCGTGTCCATGCCCATCCGCACGACGCCGTCGACCACCTTCGGCGCGCCCTTGGCGTGGAAGGCGACGAAGTCCAGCGGCGTGCCGGTCTTGCCGGTCGCGTAGTTGGTCTCGTGCAGGCAGTGGCGCAGGAAGTCGTCCATGAAGCGCCCCGCGACGGCCGTGTGCGGACCGCCGATGCGCGCCGTCGGCAGCGCGCGTTTCACCGCATCGGCCGCGTAGTCGTACATCTTGAAGTATTCATGTTTAACGTCGGGCGCGATCAGGTAGAAGCCGTCCGGCTCGTTCCACACTTCCCAATACCAGCTCTCGACTTCCTTCTGCCCGTAGCGCGCGACGCTGTGCTTGACCCATTGGTAGATCAGCTCCGACCACTTGCCGTAGTCCTTCGGCGGCGTGGCCCAGCCGGTCATGATCTCCTGGTAGGGCGTGCCGGGCTTCCAGTGATGGCGATACGGCTGCGGGCGCTGCGACAGCGCTTCCGGCATGAAGCCGATCTGCGCCAGCGGCTTCATGCCGCGTTCGATATACGTGTCGAAGATGCGGTCGACGATGGTCCAGTCGTAGACCGGCCTGCCGTCCCTGTCTTCGCTGTACATATTCGTCGAGCCCCATTTGAGCGCGTAGCTGCCGTCGCCGGACGTCATGAGGTTGTGCGCGCGGACGTACACCGGGACCGGGCTCAGGGCGGCGATGTCGCTCAGCAGCTTTTTACCGTTAGGCGCCGTCGTGTAATTCGGTTCGTCGTAGCCGAACCAGGCCCAGATCGGCGTCATGGGACCCTTGACCTGCGCGGCGTCGATGGCGAGTTTGACGGGGGACGGCGTCGTGGATTGGGCAACGCACAGCGGCGCCGCGGCCGCAAGGAGGAGGGCGGCGAGATGTCTCTTCATTTTTTGTTCTCGTGGATCGGACCGATGGCATGATGCTAGGCTGAACCACGGCGAGCGTCCAATGACGGATTGTGCGCCGGTCATACCGAATCGGATATCACCTGAAGGGATTGCCCATGAAGCTGCGCTACCACGTCGTGTCGTACTGCCTTATCGCGTCCGCGCTGCCGGCTGCCGCGCAGACGCAGCAGATCCGGGTGCAGGGCCGCAACGTGCTGGTCCACGTGCCCGCCGGGTATGATCCAGGCCGTCCTGCGCCGCTGGTGCTGGCTTTTCATGGCGGCGGCGGCAGTGCGGGCTTCATGGCCGACGATAGCCGATACGGCCTGCAACGCCAGGCCGACCAGGGCGGATTCATCGTCGCCTTCCCCAACGGCGCGAGCAGGCTGCCCGGCGGCCGGTTGGCGACCTGGAACGCGGGTGCGTGCTGCGGCTACGCGCGCGACCAGGACAGCGACGACGTCGGCTTTGCACGCGCCGTCGTCAACGCGATCGAGGCGCGCTATGCCGTCGATGCCGGCCGCGTGTTCGCAACGGGAATGAGCAATGGCGGCATGTTCGCCCACCGTCTTGCGTGCGAGGCGGCGGACGTGTTCCGGGCCGTCGCCTCGGTCGCAGGCACCGATGCCACCACGCGTTGCAGCCCGTCGCGTCCCGTCTCCGTGCTCCATATCCACGCCCGCGACGACGACCACGTGCGGTTCGATGGCGGTGCCGGTCCCGGTGCATTCCGCGACCCGCATAGCGTGATGGATTTTATGTCGGTGCCGGAGACGATTGCGCGCTGGGTCCAGCGCGACCAGTGCAGCGGCGGCCCGCAGCGTGTGCTGCAAGTGCCGGGCGCCTGGTGCGACGCCTACAGGAATTGCGCCGGCGGCGCCCAGGTCCAACTCTGCGTGACGGACACCGGCGGCCATTCGTGGCCTGGCGCCGACCGCGTACGACCGGGCAAGGAAGCGGCATCGACGGCGCTGGACGCGAGCGCGGCGATATGGCGGTTCTTCGATAGCCAGCCGCCGCGTCCCGCCGGGGCGCCGCGCTGATCAGCTCTTGCGAACGAATTCCGACTTCAGGCTCATCGCGCCGAAGCCGTCGATCTTGCAGTCGAGGTCGTGATCGCCGTCGACGAGGCGGATGTTCTTGACCTTGGTGCCTTGCTTGACGACGCCGCCGCCGCCTTTCAGCTTGAGGTCCTTGATAACGGTGACGGTGTCGCCGTCCTGCAGCACGTTGCCGGCCGCGTCGCGCCACACGCGCGCCGCCTCGTCCGCGGCCGCTGCGGCCTTGACCGGCCATTCATGCGCGCATTCGGGGCAGACGTAGTTGCCCGAGCCGTCCTCGTAGGTCAGCGCCGAACCGCAGGCGGGGCAGGGGGGAAAGGTCGTCATGACGCCATGCCTTTACTCGTTGGTCTGGTTGGACGCGGCAGCCGCCCTGGCCCGCGCGATGTGCAGTTTTTTGTAGCTGTCGATCAGGCGGTGGTGCCTGTCGAGGCCTTCCAGCTTCATGCTCGTCGGCGTCAAGCCGAAGAAGCGCACGCTGCCGTCGACCGAGCCCAGCACGGCGTCCATCCGGGGATTGCCATACATCCGGCGGAAATTGACCACGTAATCGTCCAGTTCCAGGTCGTCATCGAGCACCACTTCCAGCACGACATTCAAGGCCTGATAAAACAATCGGCGCTCGACGGTATTGTCGTTGTACTGCAGGAAGGCGCCCACCAGATCGTGCGCATCCTCGAATTGCCGCAAGGCGAGGTGAATCAGCAGTTTCAACTCGAGAACGGTCAGTTGTCCCCACTCCGTATTCTCGTCAAATTCGATGCCGATCAGGGTGGCGATGTCGGAATACTCATCCAGTTCATTGTTCTCCAGACGCTCGAGCAGCGCGGCCAGGGCCGCATCGTCCAGGCGATGCAGGTTCAGGATATCGGCGCGGAACAATAATGCCTTGTTGGTGTTATCCCAGACCAGATCCTCGACCGGGTAGATTTCCGAATAGCCGGGCACCAAAATCCGGCAGGCGACGGCGCCCAGCTGGTCGTACACCGCCATGTACACTTCCTTGCCCATGTCTTCGAGAATGCCGAGCAAGGTCGCGGCCTCCTCGGCATTGGCATTTTCGCCCTGGGCAGTAAAGTCCCACTCGACGAAATCGAAATCGGCTTTGGCGCTGAAGAATCGCCACGACACCACGCCGCTGGAATCGATGAAGTGCTCGACAAAGTTATTGGGCTCAGTCACGGCATTGCTGGCAAAGGTCGGCTGAGGCAAATCGTTCAGGCCTTCGAAACTGCGGCCTTGCATCAATTCCGTCAGGCTCCGCTCCAGCGCCACTTCGAAGCTGGGGTGCGCGCCGAACGAGGCAAAGACACCGCCCGTCTTCGGGTTCATCAAGGTAACGCACATGACCGGATAGGTGCCGCCCAGCGACGCGTCCTTGACCAGCACCGGAAAACCCTGCTCTTCCAAGCCCTGAATGCCGGCCAGGATGCCAGGGTATTTCGCCAGCACGTCGTGCGGCACATCGGGCAGTGCCAGTTCACCTTCCAGAATTTCGCGCTTGACCGCCCGTTCGAAGATTTCGGAGAGGCATTGCACCTGCGCTTCGGCCAGCGTATTGCCGGCACTCATGCCATTGCTGGCATACAGGTTTTCGATCAGGTTCGATGGAAAATACACGACCTCGCCGTCCGAATGCCGCACGTACGGAAGCGACACGATGCCGCGCTCCACATTGCCCGAGTTGGTGTCGACCAGGTGCGAGCCACGCAGCTCGCCGTCGGGATCGTAAATGTCCAGGCAATACGCGTCGAGAATCCCGGCCGGCAGCGCGTCGTCGGGACCAGGCTGGAACCAGCGTTCGTCCGGGTAATGCACGAACGGCGCGTTGGCGATGTCCTCGCCCCAGAAGGCGCCGGCATAGAAATGGTTGTTGCTCAGGCGCTCGATATACTCGCCCAAGGCCGACGCCAGCGCGCTTTCCTTGGTCGATCCCTTGCCGTTGGTGAAACACATCGGCGAATGCGCGTCGCGGATGTGCAGCGACCAGACGTTCGGCACGATATTGCGCCACGACGCGATTTCGATCTTGATGCCCAAGCTCGCCAACAAGCCCGACATATTCGCGATCGTCTGCTCCAGGGGCAGATCCTTGCCCGGGATATAGGTACGCGATCCGGCATCCGGCTGTAATGTCAGCAATGCCTGGGCATCGGCGTCGAGATTCTCGACCTCTTCGATGACGAACTCGGGGCCGGTCTGCACCACCTTTTTCACCGTGCAGCGGTCGATGGAGCGCAAAATGCCCTGGCGGTCTTTGTCGGAAATATCCGGCGGCAGCTCGACCTGGATCTTGAAAATCTGCTGGTAACGGTTTTCCGGATCGACAATATTATTCTGCGACAGCCGGATATTTTCGGTCGGAATATTGCGGGTGTCGCAATACAGCTTCACAAAATATGCCGCGCACAAAGCCGACGAGGCCAGAAAATAATCGAAAGGGCCCGGCGCCGAGCCATCGCCTTTATAGCGGATCGGCTGGTCGGCCACCACCGTGAAATCATCGAACTTGGCTTCAAGACGGAGCTTATCGAGAAAGTTGACTTTAATTTCCATGGAGGAATTCCAAATAGGACGCTGGCTGGACAGGTGGACGATTTGACCGGGGCTGGACCGAATGCAAAGTTCGGACGCTGGAAACAGAAACGCCAACCAGTGAGGGTCGGCGTTGTGTGAGGCATGTTCTTGGTGGCCCGGGGCGGAATCGAACCACCGACACAAGGATTTTCAATCCTCTGCTCTACCAACTGAGCTACCAGGCCAAGGCGGCGCAGTATAGCACGGGTTACGCGAAATCCATAATTTTTGTGTAGGCGCTCAGTTCTGCCGGCCGGCGGCCCGTTCCTCGTGCTGGCGGTCGAGCGCCAGGCGCAGCTCCTTGCGGGCCTTGGCTTCCTCGTAGCGGCGCTGCTCGTCCGGCCCGAACGGGCGCAGCGGCGGGACGGGGACCGGTTGCTTGTCGTCGCCCACGGCCACCATCGTGAAGAAGCAGCTGTTCACGTGGCGCACCTGCTGCGTGCGGATGTTCTCGGCCACGACCTTGATGCCGATTTCCATCGACGTGCGGCCCGTGTAGTTCACGGCGGCCAGGAACGTCACCAGCTCGCCCACGTGGATGGGCTGGCGGAACGTCACCTGGTCGACGCTCATCGTCACGACATAGGTGCCGGCATAGCGGCTGGCGCAAGCGTAGGCCACCTGGTCGAGCAGTTTCAGGATGTTCCCGCCGTGCACGTTACCGGAAAAATTCGCGGTATCCGGGGTCATCAGGACCGTCATGGTGAGTTGGTGGGCAGGCAGGTTCATGGCGTCATGCGTAAAGATGAAGGATAGGGACGATGTTGCCTGAGAAACCCATTTGCGGCAACCGCCCCCTGCTGACGGTCGGTTCCGGATCGGCGGAACGCGCGATGGAGCCGGTGCGCTTGGCGGCGACCGAGGTGTTCAGGAGCCAGCCGGCCATCAGGCGCTCCTTGACGAGCGGCCGTTGGGTGAGTGCCTGGGTGTCGTCCGACAGGACTTGCAGGCGCCGGACGGCGATGGCCGTCGCGAGGAACGATCGCGCGACGACGACAGCGAACGCGAACCGGAGCTGGTTGCGCACGCTGGAGGTGGCGGATGGTTTCATGGGGTTCCTTGGTTTCTCGGAAGCAAGAGCCAATGAAAATCGTATCGGGGCCGGTCCACCTTGAGGCGACTCAGGACAGTGCGTTATATGTCGGTTCGCCTATCCGGCGCGGGTGAGCTACGATGCGCGGATGGCTATTCTTCTTGTCCCCGGCTTCATGGCCGACGAAACCTTGTGGGACGACATGGTGCCGGCGCTGGCGCGCTTCGGCCCGGTCGTCCATGCCGACCTGCGCCACGACACGTCGGTCGAGGCGATGGCGCGCCGCGTGCTCGAGACGGCGCCAGCAAACTTCCTGCTCGTGGGGTTTTCGATGGGCGGCTACGTCGCCCGCGCGATCGCGCGCCAGGCGCCCGACCGCGTGCAGGCGCTCGTGCTGATCTCGACGTCCACCCGCGGCGACACGGCCGCACTGCAACGGCGCAAGGGCGCGATCGGGAACGCGGCGCCGTCCATCGCGTTCAGTGGCCTGAGCCGCACGGCTGTCGCCACGTCGCTGCATCCGAAGCAGCGCGACAACGAGGCGCTGATCGAGCGGATCCGCGCGATGGGCATGCGTCTCGGCGGCGACGTGTTCCGGCGCCAGTCGCTGCTGGACCGGCCGGGCGACCTCGCACGGTCCGGCGAGATCCGCTGCCCGACACTCGTCGTGGCGGCCGCGGACGACCAGCTGCGCAGCCTGGCGGAAGCGCAGGAGATGACGGCCGCCATCCCCGGCGCCACGCTGGCCGTCATCGAGGACACGGGCCACATGATCCCGATCGAGGCGCCGCAGCGCCTGTTGGACGTAATCGTGCCGTGGCTCGCGGCGCAGGCCGACGGCTAGCCCTGCCAGGGCGTGAACAGGATCCCGCTCGCGATCAGCTCCGCCACCGCATCCTTGTTCTCGGCGCTTTCGCTGAACGCGGCCAGCACGTCCGACAGGCCCGCCTGCCTGTTGTCGAGGACGTGCAGCCAGTAGTCGTATCCCGCCTGTTCCGGCGTGCGGTGCAGCACGTTGTGGTACAGCCGGCTCACGATGTCGGCATTGCTCGCGCCGCCGTACATGTCGTTGAATTCCTTCGACGTCGAGAAGCCCGCCGCCAGGTCTTGCACGGACGAGCCCTTGTCCATCGCGCCGATCCAGAAGCCGAGGCCGGGCAGGTCCGGCGTGCGGTCGAAGGCGGCGCGGTAGAAGCGGTAGGCTTGGCCGGCGGCGCCGTCCGTGTCTGTTTGTAATGTCCAGAAACCCTTTAAAATGAAAGACTTAATGTGATTTTTGGTGAGAATCCGGAATGAAAAGCGGGCCACAGCAATGCCGTCCGGCCCGTCGGTATGAACGTCTTATGCTTTGTTCTGCAACCGGCGAATCGCCTCCGCCACTCCCTGGCCATACGCCGGATCCGCTTTCAGGAAGTGCCCGATCTGGCGATCCTGGGTAGCAGCGTCCGCACCGGACAGCGACCCGGCGATGTTGTCGATCAGGTTGCGCCTGCCTTCGTCGGTCAGCAGACGGAACAGGTTGCCGGCCTGCGTGAAGTGATCGTCGATGGCGCGGGTGTCGTAGCGCCCCGCGGCGCCTTCCAGCTGCCAGCCGGCGTCGCCGTGGCCGAACCCGCCGGCGGCGGGGATGTCGGCGCGGACCGGATCATAGTTCGCGGCCGCGCCGCCGTTGGCGATCGCCATCGCGCCGTCGCGCTGCTGGTTGTGGAACGGGCAGCGCGGGCGGTTCACCGGCAGATGCTGGTGGTTCGTGCCGACGCGGTACAGCTGGGCGTCGTGGTAGGCGAACAGGCGCGCCTGCAGCATCTTGTCCGGGCTGTAGCCCATGCCTGGCACGATGTTCGACGGCGACAGGGCGGCCTGCTCGACGTCGGCATGGTAGTTGTCCGGATTGCGGTTCAGTTCCAGGATGCCGACCGGGAGGCGCGGGAATTCGCCCTGCGGCCACACCTTGGTCAGATCGAACGCGTCCCAGCCTGTCTTCGCTTCCCAGGCGGCGCGCTGCGCGTCGTCCATGACCTGGATCTCCACGCTCCAGCGCGGGAAGTCGCCCTTGGCGATGGCGTTGAACAGGTCGCGCTGGGCGTAGTCCGGATCGACGCCGGCCAGGCGCTGCGCTTCGCTTGCGGTCAGGTTTTTGATGCCCTGCAAGGTCTTAAAGTGCCACTTGACCCACACACGTTCGCCCGCGTCATTGATCAGGCTATAGGTGTGGCTGCCGAAGCCGTCCATGTGGCGGTAGCCGTCCGGAGTGCCACGGTCGGAGAACAGGATCGTCACCTGGTGCAGGCTTTCCGGCGCACGGCTCCAGAAGTCCCACACGTTTTGCGCGGATTTCAGGTTGGTTTGCGGGTCGCGCTTCTGGGTGTGGATGAAGTCGGGGAACTTGATGCCGTCCTTCAGGAAGAACGTCGGCGTGTTGTTGCCCACCAGATCCCAGTTGCCTTCCTCGGTGTAGAAGCGCACGGCGAAACCGCGCGGATCGCGTTCCGTGTCGGCCGAACCCTTTTCGCCGCCGACGGTGGAGAAACGCAGGAACGTCTCCGTCTGCTTGCCGACGGCCGCGAACAGCTTGGCCTTCGTGAACTTGCTGATGTCGTGGGTGACGGTGAAGGTGCCGTAGGCCCCCGATCCTTTCGCGTGCACGACGCGCTCGGGGATGCGTTCGCGGTTGAAATGCTGCAGTTTCTCGATCAGGTGGAAGTCCTGCAGCAGCACGGGGCCGCGCGGGCCGGCCGTGATCGAATTCTGGTTGTCGTCGACGGGGATGCCGGAGGCGGTGGTCAAATGGGTCATGGCGGCTCTCTCAATGGTTAGGCTATCGATGATTTAAATTCGATAGCCGAGGTCTATTCGTGACCATGGTAGAGCCTGACTGGCATTCGTGCAAACTATCTGTTTATATGGATCTAATAGAAAAAACAAATCGTTATGCCGCAGCTGATTAAACACCGGGGTCAGAGCCCGATTTTGAGAAATTTCCCAAAATCGGGCTCTGACCCCGGTTTGCGTTAGATCAGGCTCAGCTTGACGTCAATATTGCCGCGGGTTGCGTTCGAGTACGGGCACACGATGTGGGCCGACTCCACCAGGTCCTGCGCCACGGCGCGGTCCAGGCCCGGCAGGCTCACGGCCAGTTCCACGGCCAGGCCGAAACCGTTGGGGATCGGCCCGATCGAGACGCTGGCGTCGATCGCTGCGTCGGCCGGCACGGCCACTTTCTTCTGGCCGGCGACGAATTTGATCGCGCCCATGAAGCAGGCCGAGTAGCCTGCAGCGAACAGTTGTTCCGGGTTGGTGGCGTCGCCTTTGCCGCCCATTTCTTTCGGCGGAGCCAGTTTCACTTCCAGCAGGCCGTCGTCGCTGCGGGATTGGCCTTCGCGGCCGCCGGTCGTGTGTGCCTTGGCGGTGTACAGGACTTTATCGAGTTTGGTGGTCATCGCATTACCTTTCAGTGGTTGAGTTCGTACTGCACATAAATCGCTTTTACGTCGCGCCGGCGAGCTTGTCGCGCATGGCCTTGATCTCGCCGACGAGTCTTACCAGTTCTTGCACGTCGCAACCGGTGGCGCCCAGGATGCACGCCGGGATGCCGGCCGCTTGTTCCTTCAGCGCCCGCGCCCGGCCGGTCAGCCGGATCACGACGCGGCGTTCGTCCGCCGGATCGCGGGAGCGGTCGACCAGGCCTTGCGCCTCGAGCCGCTTCAGCAGCGGGGTCAATGTCCCGGAATCGAGGTACAGCCGCTCGCCGATGTCCGACACCGTGAGGCCGTCGCGCTCCCACAGCACCAGCAGCACCAGGTACTGCGGATACGTCACGCCCAGCTTGTCCAGATGCGGCTTGTACACCTTCGTCATCGCCAGCGATGCCGAGTGGAGTGCGAAGCACAACTGGTTGTCGAGCAGGAGAGCAGCGTTTGCGTCGTTCGTTTCCATGGGGTGAACTATAGCGCGCAATCCAATTGCGCACAATATGTTATTTTTTATGAAGCCTATAGCCGGAATCAATTAACGTGGAGCGCCGAACACTTGCGTCCAGTACGCGGTGCGGTTGCGGTTCTGCGGATTGATCGCGTAGGCCGCGCCCATTTCCGTGAAGGCGGGATTCATGATGTTGGCGCAGTGGCCCGGGCTGTCCAGCCACGATGCGACGGCTTCGTCGACCGTGCGCTGGCCCGACGCGATGTTCTCGCCCACGCGCACCCAACGGTAGCCGGCGGCCGTCGCGCGGTCGGCGGGCAGGCTGCCGTCCGGCTGCTTGTGATTGAAATAGTGTTTCTGCGCCATGTCGGTGCTGTGTGCGAGCGCGGCCTGGCCCAGCAGCGGGTTCCACTTGAGCGGTCCGGCGGGGCCGAACGCCTGTGTCCCGCACGTGCGCGGCCGGGCGCGCGCGGCGTTCACGAGCGCGAGGATGTCTTGTCCCGCATCCGGCCAGTCCGGCAGCGGGGGAATCACGACGGGCTGCGCCAGTACGACTTGCCACTCGTTGCCGATGTGCGCCGTGCCGATCGCGGTGAATGCCGCGGCACGCAGCGTGCGGCAATATGTTTGGCCGATGACTTCCATCGCCGCGCGCGCGTCCGGCGGCCCCGTGACCGTGATCGCTTCGGCATGCGCCGCTTCGTAGCCGGCGTTCCGCAAGGCCGACTCGAGAAAGGTGCCGGGACCGATGCGGATACGGGACAGCGCCGGCTCGACGGCCAGCGGCCCGGCAGCCGCGGCGGGCCGGCCGTCGCAATCGCCGGGTGCGGCACGCCAGGCATTGATGAGGTTGGCGAGCTCGTCCGCGTGCGCGGGCGCGGCGGCCGCGGCCAGCACGGCGATGAACGGGACGAGGCGGATGAAGTCGGGCATGGCATGGTAGATGGGGATGCCCTTGGCACCGGGCAAGGGTGCTTTGGCACCGCAAGCCTACACAACCGTGGACACCATGAGCTGGACGGCATCCTTGCCGCCACGCCGGTCGACACGTGGAAGTCGTACTTCACGTTCGAGCGCGATGATTTCGCGCGCGGCCGGCACCGCACGCGGGGTCCGGAACCGGGCCGAGCGGAACCGCCAAGTCGCCGCCGGCTCGACACCGCATGCGATGACACTGAACAAGCCGTTCAATCGCATCGGGTATTCGGATCCGGACCGGCCGGATCTCGAGGGCCGGCCATGGCGGCGCACCATCCACCGCGGCGCCCATGCACAGCCCTGCGCGAACCTGGCCGACGCGTGGTCCCGCTACCATGTCTACGACGCGTTCGGCGTGAAGCCGGGCGACAGGATGTACCTGGCGCCGGGGCAGCGCGTCGTCTTCTGGTCAGCGCAACCGCCGGTAGGGTGGACGGCTGCGCCACTCCGGCGGCTTGTCGCAGACCCTCGAGCCGTCCGCGCGGCGATACGCGGCAGCCGCGTGGCCGCGCACGCGAAAGAGGGCGGCCCCTCAATGACGTAGCGCCATCGCGGCGGCCATCTGGTCCGGCCGGTCGGGGCGGAAGGCGCGCTCGGCCGGCGCCGTGTCGAACAGCGCCTCGACACGGACGAATTTACCGTCGCGCATGGTGAAGACATGGACCCACGGGCTGTCGTAGCTGCGCCCGGTGGACTTGACCAGCCACGTGGCCTCGCCGAGGACCACGACCTTGTCGTTTTCCGCGATGACGTCCTTGATGACGAAGCGCGTGGGCTGCATGGCCGCGCCCAGTTCCGAGAAGAAGCGCGCGACTTCCGCCTTGCCATGGAAGCTGCCGGCGAAGGGCAGGGCTTCCGCGTCGGGGCCGATCCACACGGCGTCGTCGTGTGCGTAGGCCATCATGGCGGGAATGTCGCCGTTCTGAAACAGCCGGTAGCCTTCCATGACGATCCGTTTGTTGTCTTGTGCGTCCATGTCCCTCTCCGTGTGGTTGTCGCGCGGCGAAGCCGCTTCATGCAGCCTAGCCCTCCGGAGCGGGAAGTCAAGCGTGGTCGGTGACTTTTGGTTGTCGTAAGCGGGGCCGCTGGGCATTACAATCAGGACATCACCCTGAAGGAATAGCCCATGCGTCTGATCTGCTTCGCCACCTTGTTCTCGCTGGCCGTCGTCCCGGCCGCCCACGCCCAATCGCAAGTGAAAATCGGCAGCGCGTCGCCGCTGTCCGGCCCCAGCGCGCACCAGGGCAAGGACATCGAGAACGGCGCCCGCCTGGCGATCGACGACTTGAATGCGCAGGGGGCGGCGATTGGCGGCAAGAAGGTCAAGTGGGTCTTGCTGGCGGAGGACGACGGCAGCGATCCGAAGCTCGGCACGGCCGTCGCGCAAAAACTCGTCGATGCCGGCGTCGTCGCCGTCGTCGGGCACCTGAATTCCGGCACGACGGTGCCGGCCTCGAAGATCTACAACAGCGCCGGCATCCCGCAGATCTCGCCGGCCGCCACCACGCCGCTGTACACGCACCAGGGCTACAAGACGGCATTTCGCATCGTCGCCAACGACGACCTCGTGGGCCGCGTGCTCGCGAATTATTCGATCAACACCCTGAAGGCGAAAAAGATCGCCATCATCGACGACCGCACCGCGTTCGGCCAGGGCCTGGCCGACCAGTTCGCGAAGGACGTCAAGCGGATTGGCGGCGCGGAGATCGT
This genomic stretch from Massilia putida harbors:
- a CDS encoding branched-chain amino acid ABC transporter substrate-binding protein produces the protein MRLICFATLFSLAVVPAAHAQSQVKIGSASPLSGPSAHQGKDIENGARLAIDDLNAQGAAIGGKKVKWVLLAEDDGSDPKLGTAVAQKLVDAGVVAVVGHLNSGTTVPASKIYNSAGIPQISPAATTPLYTHQGYKTAFRIVANDDLVGRVLANYSINTLKAKKIAIIDDRTAFGQGLADQFAKDVKRIGGAEIVSRQFTNDRATDFNAILTQIRARRPDVIFYGGMDATAGPMLKQMQALGIDAKFVSGDGVCSEKLPQLAGSALGDDKVICVVAGGVDAPLEAGMAAFSARYKTRYGMAFQTYAPYAYDATMAFAAAMRAAGSSDPATFLPALAKIKYQGITGTIAFDANGDLRDAALTLYTYRHGQLTKLRVVRDSVDGARPGR
- a CDS encoding nuclear transport factor 2 family protein produces the protein MDAQDNKRIVMEGYRLFQNGDIPAMMAYAHDDAVWIGPDAEALPFAGSFHGKAEVARFFSELGAAMQPTRFVIKDVIAENDKVVVLGEATWLVKSTGRSYDSPWVHVFTMRDGKFVRVEALFDTAPAERAFRPDRPDQMAAAMALRH
- a CDS encoding catalase, with the translated sequence MTHLTTASGIPVDDNQNSITAGPRGPVLLQDFHLIEKLQHFNRERIPERVVHAKGSGAYGTFTVTHDISKFTKAKLFAAVGKQTETFLRFSTVGGEKGSADTERDPRGFAVRFYTEEGNWDLVGNNTPTFFLKDGIKFPDFIHTQKRDPQTNLKSAQNVWDFWSRAPESLHQVTILFSDRGTPDGYRHMDGFGSHTYSLINDAGERVWVKWHFKTLQGIKNLTASEAQRLAGVDPDYAQRDLFNAIAKGDFPRWSVEIQVMDDAQRAAWEAKTGWDAFDLTKVWPQGEFPRLPVGILELNRNPDNYHADVEQAALSPSNIVPGMGYSPDKMLQARLFAYHDAQLYRVGTNHQHLPVNRPRCPFHNQQRDGAMAIANGGAAANYDPVRADIPAAGGFGHGDAGWQLEGAAGRYDTRAIDDHFTQAGNLFRLLTDEGRRNLIDNIAGSLSGADAATQDRQIGHFLKADPAYGQGVAEAIRRLQNKA
- a CDS encoding CAP domain-containing protein, which codes for MPGAKGIPIYHAMPDFIRLVPFIAVLAAAAAPAHADELANLINAWRAAPGDCDGRPAAAAGPLAVEPALSRIRIGPGTFLESALRNAGYEAAHAEAITVTGPPDARAAMEVIGQTYCRTLRAAAFTAIGTAHIGNEWQVVLAQPVVIPPLPDWPDAGQDILALVNAARARPRTCGTQAFGPAGPLKWNPLLGQAALAHSTDMAQKHYFNHKQPDGSLPADRATAAGYRWVRVGENIASGQRTVDEAVASWLDSPGHCANIMNPAFTEMGAAYAINPQNRNRTAYWTQVFGAPR
- a CDS encoding organic hydroperoxide resistance protein; this translates as MTTKLDKVLYTAKAHTTGGREGQSRSDDGLLEVKLAPPKEMGGKGDATNPEQLFAAGYSACFMGAIKFVAGQKKVAVPADAAIDASVSIGPIPNGFGLAVELAVSLPGLDRAVAQDLVESAHIVCPYSNATRGNIDVKLSLI
- a CDS encoding MarR family winged helix-turn-helix transcriptional regulator, translating into METNDANAALLLDNQLCFALHSASLAMTKVYKPHLDKLGVTYPQYLVLLVLWERDGLTVSDIGERLYLDSGTLTPLLKRLEAQGLVDRSRDPADERRVVIRLTGRARALKEQAAGIPACILGATGCDVQELVRLVGEIKAMRDKLAGAT